The Sorangiineae bacterium MSr11954 DNA segment CTTTACCCCGCCTTCCGCTGGTTCCTTTACGATTCACGAAATCGCTATTCGGTGCCGCTCACCGTATTCGGTGCAAAGCGCGCGGTGGTTTACGTGGGACAGATGTACTTCGTATTCAATAGCCTCGAGCACATCCGCCATCTGACGAAGCACTTCGACGATTTGATCCGGGCAGCCGTGGTCCAACCTCCCGCCGTCATCGATCTGCTCCAAAGCTTGCTTCGCAGCCTCGACGACGCGCCCACCGCGACGTGAGCGCGGTCCTGACGTACTGCCGTACTAGAAAGAGCACCATGCATCGAGAGAACGCCTCGCCAACCCTGACGCCGCCATTTTTCGTCCGATTGACCGCACGGACCGCGCTCGCCGCACCCTTTCTCGTTTTTGTCGCGGCCTTCACCGTTTCCGCCCTCACCGCGTGCGCGACCGACGGCAGCAGCGCAAAGGCTACGACCCCCTCCGATGCAACGGAGGCCGCCGCGGAGAAGGCCATCGAGGCGCTCGCCCAATTGGCCGGTGAGCGCCTCGCCATCGCCGATAAGGTCGCCGCCTCCAAGTGGGGCACGGACAAGCCCATCGAGGATCCGCCGCGCGAGAAGCAGGTCCTCGACGACACGTCGAAGCGCGCCATCGACATGGGTCTCGATCCGGCGCTCGCCCAACGAATTTTTCGCGATCAAATCGAGGCGAACAAGCTCGTCCAGCGGGGCCTTCATCTTCAATGGGAGGCATCCGCCGAAAAGCGTCCGACCACTCGCCCCGATCTCGCCAAAGAAATCCGCCCGGAGCTCGATCGCATTGGAGGAGCACTCCTCGCTACCATCCGCGACGCGCAACCTTTGCTGACCAGCCCGCGCTGCAAATCCGCCCTCGATCGCGCGCGCCAACGCACCCTAACGGGCACGGGGATGGACGCCCTCCATCGCGAAGCACTCGACCGCGCCCTATTGCACACCTGCCCTTAACACCGCGCCCACCCCCTCCAGCGAAGCACGCCTCCCCGAACCCTCCGGCGAAACGTGGCCCCGACCCCTCCGGCGGAACACGCCTGCCCAAACCCTCCGGCGAAGCATCACGCCCTTAACATCCACGGAACACGCTGCCGAAACCGCCCCGGCGGAACACGCCTCCCCAAAGCTCCCGCGGAACGCACCCGCCCGAACACTCCGCCGAATACGGAACACGCTGCCGAAACGCCCCGGCGGAACGCGCCTCCCCAAAGCTCCCGCGGAACGCACCCGCCCGAACACTCCGCCGAATACGGAACACGCTGCCGAAACGCCCCGGCGGAACGCGCCTCCCCGAACCCTCCGGCGAAGCATCACGCCCTTAACATCTACGGAACACGCTGCCGAAACCGCCCCGGCGGAACGCACCCGCCCGAACACTCCGGCGAATACGGAACACGCTGCCGAAGCCCCCCACCAAACACGCCTGCCCGAACACTCGGCGGAGCACCACCTCGAACACCCGAACTCCAGCGGAACACCGCCGCCGAATCACCACCGGAGCACGTTCCCGAGCGCGCACCCCACTTGAACGGCCCTCGAGGGCGCGCAGCGCCCCTTTTTTTACCGACCACGGGCATTCAGTGAGCGCTTACAGCACGGTTGTTCCTCGAGAATTCTGGGCTCGGTAAGCGGCATGGTGCCCATTCGACCTCACGAGGGGCATTTGAGCCATCCCGCAGAAATTGCGGCACCTCGCATTCGCCGGTCAACTCGAGCGGAGCGTAGGCTTGCGGTTCGGGTCCCGAACTTGCTCAGGTGAACGTTGCTCGGCACTCGGTAGCCGCCGGAGGTAAACGGCGTCAGTCGTGCGAGCCCAGAATACCGATTAACCGGGGGGTTAAGTCCATGAACCATGTGCGAAATCAGTTCGAATCCATCGTGACCCGTTTTCAGTCGCACGTTGCGCGACACCCCGAGCGCGTTGCGCTCCGATACTTGGTGACCGGCGATCATGACGGCCCCACCCGACAGTGGAACTACGCGACCCTCGACGAACGCGCGCGCGCCGTCGCCGCGCAGCTCGACGATTGTCGTGGCCGATCGGAGCCCGTCTTGTTGCTCTATCCGACGGGCCTCGAATTCGCCGCCGCCCTGCTCGGGTGCTTCTATGCCGGCGTCCCGGCGGTGGCGGCGAGCACACCCGATCCCGGCCGCTTGTCCCGCCTCCTCCCCCGATTGCTGGGCATCGTCCGCGACAGCGGCGCGCGCGTGGTGCTGACGGACGATGCCACCGCCTTGGCGGCCAGGGCCCTTCTCCCCGACGCGCCCGAGTTCGTGGATCTGCGATGGGTCGCCACCGACGATCTCGCGCCCACCTGGTACGAACGCGAACGCTTCGCCGCGCTCTCCCCCGACTCGCTCGCCCTCTTGCAGTACACGTCCGGCTCCGCGGGCGCCCCGAAGGGCGTGATGGTCACGCACGGGAACCTCGTCGCCAACGCGATGGCGCTGGAGAATGCGTACCTGCATACGACCCCCGCTCGTTGGGTCGGCTGGCTGCCGCTCTTCCACGATATGGGCTTGATGGCCAACCTCCTCCAGAGCTGGTGGGCCGGTGGGGAGCTCACCATGATGTCGCCGGAGTCCTTCCTCCAGCGCCCGATGCGCTGGCTGCGCGCGCTCTCCGCCTTCGGCGCGACCCGCACGGGCGGCCCCAACTTCGCCTTCGCGCTGTGCGCCCTCAAGGCCGAGAGCGAAGATCTCACGGGCCTCGATCTGAGCCAGCTCGCCGCCGTGATCACCGGCGCCGAGCCCGTGCGCGCGCGCTCCCTCGACGCCTTCGCGCGGGCCTTCGCCCGCTACGGCTTCCGCCGCGAGACGTTCGCCCCTTGCTACGGCTCGGCGGAAGGGACGCTCTTCATCACGGGGCCCGACGCCTTCGTGCACGCCTCCGAGGGGCGCTTCCTCGCCCACGAGCTCGAGATCGAACACCGCGCACATCGCGCGCCCCCGGAAGAGAGGTGCGTCCGATCGCTCATGTCGTGCGGCATACCGCACCGCGGTCTCACGACGGTGCGGGTGGTGGACCCGGAGACCCACCGTGAGATGCCCGAGGGTCAGGTCGGAGAAATTTGGCTGCGGGGATTGACGATCTCACCGGGCTACTGGCGCCGGCCGGAGCTCACGGAAGAGGCCTTCGGCGCCCGGCTGGAGGGCGACGATCAGGGTACGTTCTTCCGCACGGGCGACCTGGGGTTCTGGCTCGATGGCCAGCTCTATCCTTGCACCCGCATGTCGGATCTCATCGTGCTGCACGGGCGAAGCCTGTACCCGCACGATCTGGAAGACAGCATGGATCGCGCGCATCCTGCAATCCGCCCGGGCTGCACCGCCGCGCTCGCGATCCACGCCGAAGAGCACGGCGAGGCCCTCGCCGTCGTCGCCGAGCTGGACACCCGGCTGGAGTGCGCGCCCGACATTGTGGCCGACGCCATCCGCCATACACTGGCGACGGAACATGCCGTGATCCCCGACGTGCTCGTGTTCATCGAACCGCGGACCCTGCCGAAGACGAGCAGCGGAAAAGTGCAGCGCGCCCAGTGCCGTACCGATCTGCTGGAGCATCGGCTGCGCGAGCTCTATCGCGCCGACATGCTCTCTGCGCCCGACTCGTCGGTGATGGCCCGCCGGGGGGATCATCGCGCGGTCGCGTGAAAACGTCTCAGAAACGTGAATGGAAGGACTTGCGATCGGCGAGCGCCTCATTAGACGGATGAGCGGGTCCGGTGCGTGCAGCACGGGCCCACCCCGCGTCTGCGAGCTCGGGAGTAGGAACCGTTGGGGGTGAGCTGCGATTTTTGCGGCCGCCCCCAAATCTTTTTTGTGTCTTTTTGTGCGCCGGATTGCTCTTCACCCTGAGGGGTCAGGTCACATTCGAGCAGGCCGTGGCGCGTGGCCGTTTTGAGTCATCCCTCTTCGAAATTTCGTATTGCTTCTGTCGCATATTTCGAACGAATGACGATAATCATGGGCAGCCGGCGCTCGAAAGCTCTACTCTCCTCACGGCACGCGGCGCGCACGTCCTAGGCTCCGCAGCCGCTCGAGCGAAGCTCGTACATGGCAAATCGGCTCTGCACCGCGCAGAGGCCGTCTATGGGGCCACAAGCGTAGAGATCGTCGATGATTCATCATAGATTCGAGGTTCCCGTGCAGCCTACAAGAGTGCTTTCCATACCCGACGTCAAACTGCAGCTGTCGCATACAGTCACCGTGTGGTGACAATTGCATCCACCGCGTTTGTCGTACCCTAAATATTATTAATTCAACGTCTGCTTGGAGAGGCTTCGTGGGGTAAATTCGGATTGCTGGGGGAGGTCTTCAATGATGAGTGCGGGGAGGGAAACGGATAGGGACGAGTCCGAGGACGCGCAGGGCTCTGCGACGTTCGGAAAATACCAGCTCTTTGCGAAGCTCGGCAGCGGCGGCATGGCCGAAGTCTTCCTCGCGGTCGCGCGCGGGCCGATGGGTTTCAACAAGCTCACGGTCATCAAGAGGCTGCGCAGCTCTGTCTCGGACCAGTCCTCGGTCGTGGACATGTTCCTCAACGAGGCACGCCTCGCAGCGCGGCTCACGCACCCGAACATCGTCCACACCTACGAGGTCGGCGAGCATCAGGGCGTCTTCTTCATCGCCATGGAGTACCTCGAAGGGCAGCCCCTCAACCGCGTGGGGCACGTCAACGAGACGAAGCAACAGATTTCGCCCGTCATGTGGGCCCGCATCATCGCCGACGCCTTGAACGGCCTGCACACGGCCCACGAGCTGCGCGACTACGACGGCACGCCCATCAAGATCGTGCACCGCGACATCTCGCCGCAGAACATCTTCCTCACGTACACCGGTGAGACGAAGATCGTCGACTTCGGGATCGCGAAGGCCGTCAACACCGAGCAGACGGAGGCCGGTGTGCTCAAGGGCAAGGTCCGTTACATGGCCCCCGAGCAGGCGCTCGGAAAGGCGGACCGCCGCTCCGACCTCTTCTCCATGGGCATCGTGCTCTGGGAGATGCTCGCCCAGAAGCGGCTGTTCGAGGACGCGCCCGCGAAGGTGCTCACCGATCTCGTTCGCAAGGATCCGGTGGCGCGCCTCTCCAGCGTGTGCCCGCACATCGATCCGGCGCTCGACGAGATCGTGGCCAAGGCGCTCGAGAAGGATCCGAACAAGCGTTATCAGACCGCCGAAGAGATGCGCGAGGCGCTCGAAGCGTACATCCTCGGCACGGGGGAGGTCGTCCGCGAGGTGACCATCGAGCGCGCCATGATGGCCATGTTCCAGGAGCGCAAGGAGGCCATCGCCAGGCAGGTGCACACCTTCATGACGGCGGCCCTGGCGTCGGACTTGAGCGGCATCGGATCGGTGTCCTCGCAGGGGATCTCCGAGTCGGACCTGATCGGCACCGGCACGCACTCGCAGTACAAGAGGTTGTCGAACGTCATGTCCAACGTGAGCCGCGTGCACTCCGCGGACTCGCAGCTGCTCGTGGCCGACGTACCGACCTTGATGGAAACGGGCACCACCAACAGCGCCGCGCACCTGGTGGTGACGCGGTGGGGCAAGGTGGCGTTCTTGGCGGTGGGGCTGCTCCTCGCCGGCGGCGTGGGCCTGCTCGCCCTGGCCATCGGCGGACGCGAGATGCTGCGCACGAGCGTGGTGCACGAGGCGACGCCTCCGCCCCAGCCGCCGACCGCCGCGCCGAAGGTCAGCGTTCCGCTCGCGCTCGCGAGCGAGCCAGGTGGAGCCGTCGTCGACTGGAACGGCGTCCCCGTGGGCCGCACGCCCGCGCGCATCGATCTGCCGCCCGGGAGGCAGACGCTCATCGTCACCAAGGATGGCTACGTCCCGGCCACCTTGGTGGTGGAGCTCGAGGCTGGATCGCCCGACATCGTGCGGCAAGTCACCTTGACGCCGATCCCCAAGGCGACGGCCGTCGCGGCCAGCACGCCGCCTGCGCCCATGCGGGCGCGGAGCAACGCGGTATCGCGATCGGTGAGCACGGGATCGGCGCCGACGCCGGCGCCGGCGACACCGCTGGTCACCGCGGCGCAAGTTCCGAGCAGCAAGGTCAAGGTCCTCGAGGACGACGATCCGAAGACGAAGGTACTCGAATAGAGGTTTCTCCCGTGGGCCTCCCGCGAGGGAGGCCCGAAGAGCAGCGCACCCGTTCCCAGCGCGAAAGGAAACTCCCATGGCGAAGTTGCAGTCGGCCTTCTTTGCTCTGTGTCTCGTACTTGCCTTCCCCGTGGCCGCATTCGCCGAGGACAAGCCGAAATCGGCCGACGACTGGGCGGAGGAAGCGTTCGCGCTGGTCCAGAAAGGCGACTTCCCGAAGGCCATCGCAGCGTATCAACGGGCGTATCAAATCTCGGCAGACGGCCGGAACCTCTACAACATCGCCAATATCTACGATCGCAAGCTCCACGAACGTGACCTCGCCGGCGACTACTACAGGCGGTATTTGCATCTCCCGCAGACCGAGCCCGACCTCGTCAAGAAGGCGAACGAGCGGCTCGGCGCGCTCAAAGAAGAAGACGATGCCATCCGCCGCAACGGCCCCGCGCTGAGCACGCCCGCGGGCGCGCCGGCGGGCTCCGGGCAATCGTCGATCGTGGTGACGCCCGTGGGCACGCAGCAGCCTTCGGCGGAGGCCGATCGGAACGAAAACCTGCGCTCGACCATGCGCATCGCGGGCATCGCCACGGGCGGGGTCGGGATCGCGCTGCTCGGGGCGGGGGCGGTGTTCGGCCTCATCGCCAAGTCGAAGAACGACGACGCGGCGAAGCTCTGCACCGGCTCCGTGTGCAACTCGCCCGAGGCGATCAACCTCACGGACGACGCGCGCCGGGCGGCCACCTTCTCCACCGTGGGCTTCATCGCGGGGGGCGTGGCCGTCGCGGGCGGCATCCTCCTTTACGTGCTGGCGCCGCCCAGCGAGAAGAAGGTGGGATCGATCCACGTATCGCCGCGGCTCGGGCCTCAGGTGGCCGGGATCACGATTGGTGGAGTGTGGCGATGATACGACCCATCAAGTGGAGCCTCGCAGCGATGATCGGCGCGGGCAGCTTGGCAGCGTGCGCCAACATCCTCGACATTCCATCGGACCGCTACGTTCAGGGCGGCGGGCAAGACGGCGGCGACAGCCTTGCGACCTGCACCGGCACCCTCGAGGTGCGCATCCTCATCGACCTGAGCGGGCCGACCAGGACGCTCGGCGCGCCCTACCTCGCCGGCGAAGAGGACTACTTTCGGGAGCTGAACGAGAAAGGCGGCATCAAAGGGTGCCGCATCAACTTTCAGCACGTCGACTACCAATACAAACAAGACCTCGCGCGCGCGGCGTACGAGAGCTGGAAGGCCGATCCCTCGTGGCCGCGCGTGGTCGCCCTCTTCGGCTACGGCACCCCGGATACCCTGGGTCTGGCCGACCAAGTCAAAGCCGATCAAAAACCGCTGTTTGGCGGGCAGCACGCCTCCCTCGCCTCGCCCGAGCCCGTCTCGCTCGCCGTTTCCATCCCGGAGATCAACGCGAACTTCCAGGAAATCGCCTTTTCGGCGGAGTTCAAGAGCATCGGCTACCCGTACAACTTCTTCGCGTTCACCGACTACTCCACGGGCGCGCGCATCGCGATGTTCCACATCAAGGCCCTGGCCGGAAAGAGGGTCGGGTTCTTCCTCTGCAGCGATGCCTACTGCACCGGCCCTGGGCAAGCCGCCCGGGTGCACGCAAAGAGGCTTGGCTTGGAGATCGGGCGGGTGCTCACCCTCGAGCAAAGCGGGCAAAACCAAACTGCGTACAACGCCGCGGTGCTCCAGTACTTCCAGCAGGAGGTCAATCACAAGAAGCTCGAGGACGCAAACTACTCCATCGTGGACTGGGTGTGGGGCGGCAACACCACGAGCACCAGCGCGCAGATGGCCATCGCCATTGCCTACATGAAGCAACAGCTCGCGACATCGAACCCGCCCGTCCCCGACGTGCAGCTCATTCTCAACAACAATGGCTTCAGCGAGGACCTGTTCGCGTCCTGCGGGCAGTCTTGCGTCAACAACGTGCACGGCATCGTCCCCTATTTGCCCTACGGCGACACCAGCCGCGGTTCGGTCGAGATGGGCAAGCTCACGGAGCTAAATGACAAGTGGAGGGCGATTGACGATGCCGAGGCCGGCGCGCCGGGCCCCACCCATCGCAACGTTCGCTATGTGCAAGGCCATGTGAACGCCATGCTGTTCAAGCTGGGGGTCGAGGCGGTGGTGGCGCAGCGAAAACCCGTGACGGGCGAGAACCTCAAGGCGGCGCTGGAGGCGTTCAATGGGGTCGATACGGGCGGGCTCACCGACAAATTGTCCTTCACCCCCAAGGATCACCGGCCTCAGTCGACGGAGTCGATCTACAAGATTGGCTCCGATGGCGCCCTCGTTCGCGAACCACCGGATCGCACCATCTCGCTCGAAGACTCTTGGTTGGGGTGGTGAGTTTTGTGGGGCTGCGCCCCCTCGAAACCGTCGATTTCGAGCCTCCCCTCGCCTGTGGCGATGCGTGCTTCGCACGCGAGAAGATGAGAAATGGGGAGGAGAATTTGAGGGTGTGCTTCGTGCGCCTGGT contains these protein-coding regions:
- a CDS encoding fatty acyl-AMP ligase, which translates into the protein MNHVRNQFESIVTRFQSHVARHPERVALRYLVTGDHDGPTRQWNYATLDERARAVAAQLDDCRGRSEPVLLLYPTGLEFAAALLGCFYAGVPAVAASTPDPGRLSRLLPRLLGIVRDSGARVVLTDDATALAARALLPDAPEFVDLRWVATDDLAPTWYERERFAALSPDSLALLQYTSGSAGAPKGVMVTHGNLVANAMALENAYLHTTPARWVGWLPLFHDMGLMANLLQSWWAGGELTMMSPESFLQRPMRWLRALSAFGATRTGGPNFAFALCALKAESEDLTGLDLSQLAAVITGAEPVRARSLDAFARAFARYGFRRETFAPCYGSAEGTLFITGPDAFVHASEGRFLAHELEIEHRAHRAPPEERCVRSLMSCGIPHRGLTTVRVVDPETHREMPEGQVGEIWLRGLTISPGYWRRPELTEEAFGARLEGDDQGTFFRTGDLGFWLDGQLYPCTRMSDLIVLHGRSLYPHDLEDSMDRAHPAIRPGCTAALAIHAEEHGEALAVVAELDTRLECAPDIVADAIRHTLATEHAVIPDVLVFIEPRTLPKTSSGKVQRAQCRTDLLEHRLRELYRADMLSAPDSSVMARRGDHRAVA
- a CDS encoding tetratricopeptide repeat protein, translated to MAKLQSAFFALCLVLAFPVAAFAEDKPKSADDWAEEAFALVQKGDFPKAIAAYQRAYQISADGRNLYNIANIYDRKLHERDLAGDYYRRYLHLPQTEPDLVKKANERLGALKEEDDAIRRNGPALSTPAGAPAGSGQSSIVVTPVGTQQPSAEADRNENLRSTMRIAGIATGGVGIALLGAGAVFGLIAKSKNDDAAKLCTGSVCNSPEAINLTDDARRAATFSTVGFIAGGVAVAGGILLYVLAPPSEKKVGSIHVSPRLGPQVAGITIGGVWR
- a CDS encoding protein kinase, with protein sequence MMSAGRETDRDESEDAQGSATFGKYQLFAKLGSGGMAEVFLAVARGPMGFNKLTVIKRLRSSVSDQSSVVDMFLNEARLAARLTHPNIVHTYEVGEHQGVFFIAMEYLEGQPLNRVGHVNETKQQISPVMWARIIADALNGLHTAHELRDYDGTPIKIVHRDISPQNIFLTYTGETKIVDFGIAKAVNTEQTEAGVLKGKVRYMAPEQALGKADRRSDLFSMGIVLWEMLAQKRLFEDAPAKVLTDLVRKDPVARLSSVCPHIDPALDEIVAKALEKDPNKRYQTAEEMREALEAYILGTGEVVREVTIERAMMAMFQERKEAIARQVHTFMTAALASDLSGIGSVSSQGISESDLIGTGTHSQYKRLSNVMSNVSRVHSADSQLLVADVPTLMETGTTNSAAHLVVTRWGKVAFLAVGLLLAGGVGLLALAIGGREMLRTSVVHEATPPPQPPTAAPKVSVPLALASEPGGAVVDWNGVPVGRTPARIDLPPGRQTLIVTKDGYVPATLVVELEAGSPDIVRQVTLTPIPKATAVAASTPPAPMRARSNAVSRSVSTGSAPTPAPATPLVTAAQVPSSKVKVLEDDDPKTKVLE
- a CDS encoding chorismate mutase, which gives rise to MSAVLTYCRTRKSTMHRENASPTLTPPFFVRLTARTALAAPFLVFVAAFTVSALTACATDGSSAKATTPSDATEAAAEKAIEALAQLAGERLAIADKVAASKWGTDKPIEDPPREKQVLDDTSKRAIDMGLDPALAQRIFRDQIEANKLVQRGLHLQWEASAEKRPTTRPDLAKEIRPELDRIGGALLATIRDAQPLLTSPRCKSALDRARQRTLTGTGMDALHREALDRALLHTCP
- a CDS encoding ABC transporter substrate-binding protein, giving the protein MIRPIKWSLAAMIGAGSLAACANILDIPSDRYVQGGGQDGGDSLATCTGTLEVRILIDLSGPTRTLGAPYLAGEEDYFRELNEKGGIKGCRINFQHVDYQYKQDLARAAYESWKADPSWPRVVALFGYGTPDTLGLADQVKADQKPLFGGQHASLASPEPVSLAVSIPEINANFQEIAFSAEFKSIGYPYNFFAFTDYSTGARIAMFHIKALAGKRVGFFLCSDAYCTGPGQAARVHAKRLGLEIGRVLTLEQSGQNQTAYNAAVLQYFQQEVNHKKLEDANYSIVDWVWGGNTTSTSAQMAIAIAYMKQQLATSNPPVPDVQLILNNNGFSEDLFASCGQSCVNNVHGIVPYLPYGDTSRGSVEMGKLTELNDKWRAIDDAEAGAPGPTHRNVRYVQGHVNAMLFKLGVEAVVAQRKPVTGENLKAALEAFNGVDTGGLTDKLSFTPKDHRPQSTESIYKIGSDGALVREPPDRTISLEDSWLGW